The following are from one region of the Mesorhizobium sp. B2-8-5 genome:
- a CDS encoding ABC transporter substrate-binding protein: MFKFTGKVLSLSAAALFASTVISSADSLDDLVKAAKAEGQLTTIALPHDWCGYGAVIDAFKAKYPEIKINELNPDAGSGDEVEAIKANKDNKGPQAPDVIDVGLSFGPTAKADGLLMPYKVSTWDSIPDSAKDADGAWYGDYYGVLSFMVNKDLVKESPADWADLLKPEFANSVALAGDPRASNQAIQAVYASGLSSGAAAGEAAGTAGLDFFKKLNAAGNFVPVVGKPATLAQGQTPILINWDYNALAGRDTLKGNPPVDVIVPKTGVVAGVYVQAISAYAPHPNAAKLWMEYLYSDEGQIGWLKGYCHPIRFNDLAKNGKIPADVLAKLPPAESYASAAFPTLDEQGKAKEAISKNWDATVGANVK; encoded by the coding sequence ATGTTCAAGTTCACGGGGAAAGTGCTTTCCCTCTCGGCCGCGGCGCTCTTTGCGTCGACGGTGATTTCGTCCGCGGATTCGCTGGACGATCTCGTCAAGGCCGCGAAGGCTGAAGGCCAGCTCACCACCATCGCGCTTCCGCATGACTGGTGTGGCTACGGGGCAGTGATCGACGCTTTCAAGGCTAAGTATCCGGAAATCAAGATCAACGAACTCAACCCGGACGCCGGCTCGGGCGACGAGGTCGAGGCGATCAAGGCCAATAAGGACAACAAGGGCCCGCAAGCGCCCGACGTCATCGACGTCGGTCTGTCGTTCGGCCCGACCGCCAAGGCCGACGGCCTGCTGATGCCTTACAAGGTGTCGACCTGGGACTCGATTCCGGACAGCGCCAAGGATGCCGATGGCGCCTGGTACGGCGACTATTACGGCGTGCTGTCGTTCATGGTGAACAAGGACCTGGTCAAGGAATCGCCGGCCGACTGGGCCGACCTGCTGAAGCCGGAATTCGCCAATTCGGTCGCGCTCGCCGGTGATCCGCGCGCTTCGAACCAGGCCATTCAGGCGGTCTATGCCTCCGGTCTGTCGTCGGGCGCCGCCGCTGGTGAAGCCGCCGGCACCGCTGGTCTCGACTTCTTCAAGAAGCTCAATGCCGCCGGCAATTTCGTTCCGGTCGTCGGCAAGCCGGCGACGCTGGCCCAGGGCCAGACGCCGATCCTGATCAACTGGGACTACAACGCGCTTGCCGGCCGCGACACGCTGAAGGGCAACCCGCCCGTCGACGTGATCGTGCCGAAGACCGGCGTTGTCGCCGGTGTCTATGTGCAGGCGATCAGCGCTTACGCGCCGCATCCGAATGCCGCGAAGCTGTGGATGGAATACCTCTATTCCGACGAAGGCCAGATCGGCTGGCTGAAGGGCTACTGTCACCCGATCCGTTTCAACGATCTCGCCAAGAACGGCAAGATCCCGGCGGACGTGCTGGCCAAGCTGCCGCCGGCTGAGTCCTACGCCTCGGCGGCTTTCCCGACGCTCGACGAGCAGGGCAAGGCCAAGGAAGCCATCAGCAAGAACTGGGACGCCACTGTCGGCGCCAACGTCAAGTAA
- a CDS encoding ABC transporter permease — translation MTDLSLSNQSVATKPVPPNAATAFRLPTQWIGVAPFFVFTLMFLIMPTLYLVIGAFQTGEGGFTLDNILQLVSDPSISNSYWVSIKISFWSAIVGAFAGLAIAVAIVRGGLPSWVRSATLTFSGVASNFAGLPLAFAFIATLGRVGIVTVLLRDIFNLNIYAMGFNFLTTWGLIVVYLFFQIPLMVVIIVPAIDGLKKEWNEAAATLGATQWQYWRMVVIPVLFPSFLGTVILLFANAFGAIATAYAFAGPQLNIVPIKLYSQINGDVLHNPQLGYAIAFGMIVITGLANVFYIWFRTRSERWLK, via the coding sequence ATGACCGATCTATCGCTTTCAAATCAGTCAGTTGCCACCAAGCCCGTGCCGCCGAACGCGGCGACCGCTTTTCGCCTGCCGACGCAATGGATCGGTGTGGCGCCATTCTTCGTCTTCACCCTGATGTTCCTGATCATGCCGACGCTTTATCTCGTCATCGGCGCGTTTCAGACCGGGGAAGGCGGGTTCACGCTCGACAACATCCTGCAATTGGTGAGCGATCCTTCAATCAGCAATTCCTATTGGGTCTCGATCAAGATCAGCTTCTGGTCGGCCATCGTCGGCGCATTTGCCGGACTGGCGATCGCCGTGGCCATCGTGCGCGGCGGCCTGCCCAGCTGGGTTCGCTCCGCGACGCTGACCTTCTCGGGCGTCGCCTCGAATTTTGCCGGCTTGCCGCTTGCCTTCGCGTTCATCGCCACGCTTGGCCGCGTCGGCATCGTGACGGTGCTGCTGCGCGACATATTCAATCTCAACATCTATGCGATGGGGTTCAATTTCCTGACCACGTGGGGCCTGATCGTGGTCTATCTCTTCTTCCAGATCCCGCTGATGGTGGTCATCATCGTGCCGGCGATCGACGGTTTGAAGAAGGAATGGAACGAGGCCGCCGCCACGCTTGGCGCCACCCAATGGCAGTACTGGCGTATGGTGGTGATACCGGTGCTGTTTCCGAGCTTCCTCGGCACCGTCATCCTTCTGTTCGCCAACGCCTTCGGCGCCATCGCAACGGCCTATGCGTTCGCCGGCCCGCAGCTCAACATCGTTCCCATCAAGCTCTATTCGCAGATCAACGGCGATGTGCTGCACAACCCGCAGCTCGGCTACGCGATCGCCTTCGGCATGATCGTCATCACCGGACTGGCGAATGTCTTCTACATCTGGTTCCGGACCCGTTCCGAGAGGTGGCTGAAATGA
- a CDS encoding ABC transporter permease, with protein MKSGKFWAWVVFGIGTAYFFIPLLATFEFSLRMRRGVHSFDAYQVVLGDPRFQATFLYSVVAAIFTIILGVLIVVPAAYWIRLRLPQIRPIVEFITLLPLVIPAIVIVFGYIRMYGSNSPLPFLASDLGASALLVIGYATLALPYMYRAVDTGLRTIDVRTLTEAAQILGAGWATIITRVILPNVLIAVLSGAFLTFAIVIGEFTIASLLNRPAFGPYLQNIGANRAYEPAALAIIAFAITWGCMSLIQILSRFAPKSANRPN; from the coding sequence ATGAAGTCGGGCAAATTCTGGGCCTGGGTCGTCTTCGGAATCGGCACGGCCTATTTCTTCATCCCGCTGCTGGCGACGTTCGAGTTTTCGCTGCGCATGCGGCGCGGCGTCCATTCCTTCGACGCCTATCAAGTCGTGCTCGGCGATCCGCGCTTCCAGGCGACGTTCCTGTATTCGGTGGTCGCCGCGATCTTCACCATCATTCTCGGCGTGCTGATCGTGGTGCCGGCCGCCTATTGGATCCGTCTCCGTTTGCCTCAAATCAGACCGATCGTCGAATTCATCACGCTGCTGCCGCTGGTCATTCCGGCGATCGTCATCGTGTTCGGCTATATCCGCATGTACGGCTCGAATTCGCCGCTGCCGTTCCTGGCCAGCGATCTCGGCGCCAGCGCCTTGCTGGTGATCGGCTATGCGACGCTGGCGTTGCCCTATATGTACCGCGCCGTCGACACCGGTCTTCGTACCATCGATGTCAGAACGCTGACGGAAGCCGCCCAAATCCTCGGCGCCGGTTGGGCCACGATCATCACCCGGGTCATTCTTCCCAATGTACTGATCGCCGTTCTGTCGGGCGCCTTCCTGACCTTCGCCATCGTCATCGGCGAGTTCACGATAGCCAGCCTGCTGAACCGTCCGGCCTTCGGCCCCTATCTGCAGAACATCGGCGCCAACCGCGCCTACGAGCCGGCGGCACTTGCCATCATCGCCTTCGCCATTACCTGGGGCTGCATGTCGCTGATCCAGATCCTGTCCCGTTTCGCGCCAAAATCGGCGAACCGCCCGAATTGA
- a CDS encoding ABC transporter ATP-binding protein: MAEPFLSIQHVRKSYGANTVVQDFSLDVEPGEFVSFLGPSGCGKTTVLRMVAGFEEPSAGKIVVAGKDITRLKPNQRNVGMVFQAYALFPNLTVAQNIAFGLKVAGMSKPDADKRVAEMLDMIKLPQMADRYPYQLSGGQQQRIALARAIAPKPKLLLLDEPLSALDAKVRVSLREEIRSIQKKLDITTIFVTHDQEEALSISDRIAVMYGGKAEQVGTPFEIYNRPATKFVANFVGTLNVLEGKVTDASTGKVQVNAQEVSLKGKLNGSKSGDTLSLALRPEAISLARQPGHDTSLSGEIAEVHFLGSVIRVRVGIGGNTVSLDTFNNSTTPPPIVGDKADISFSSGDMLVLH; this comes from the coding sequence ATGGCCGAGCCATTCCTGTCTATCCAGCATGTGCGAAAGTCCTACGGCGCCAACACCGTGGTGCAGGATTTCAGCCTCGACGTCGAGCCCGGCGAGTTCGTCTCCTTCCTGGGGCCATCCGGCTGCGGCAAGACCACTGTGCTGCGCATGGTCGCCGGTTTCGAGGAGCCCTCGGCCGGCAAGATCGTCGTCGCCGGCAAGGACATCACCAGGCTGAAGCCCAATCAGCGCAATGTCGGCATGGTGTTCCAGGCCTACGCGCTGTTCCCGAACCTGACGGTGGCGCAGAACATCGCCTTCGGTCTGAAGGTGGCCGGCATGTCGAAGCCTGACGCGGACAAGCGCGTTGCAGAGATGCTCGACATGATCAAGCTGCCGCAGATGGCCGATCGCTATCCCTATCAGCTGTCCGGCGGCCAGCAGCAGCGCATCGCGCTCGCGCGGGCAATTGCTCCGAAACCCAAACTGCTTTTGCTCGACGAGCCGCTGTCGGCGCTCGACGCCAAGGTGCGCGTGTCGCTGCGCGAGGAAATCCGCTCGATCCAGAAGAAGCTCGACATCACCACCATCTTCGTCACCCATGACCAGGAAGAGGCGCTGTCGATCTCCGACCGCATCGCGGTGATGTATGGCGGCAAGGCCGAACAGGTCGGCACGCCATTCGAGATCTACAACCGGCCGGCGACCAAGTTCGTCGCCAATTTCGTCGGCACGCTCAACGTGCTCGAAGGCAAGGTCACCGACGCTTCAACGGGCAAGGTGCAGGTCAACGCCCAGGAAGTCTCGCTCAAGGGCAAGCTCAATGGCTCGAAGTCCGGCGATACGCTGTCGCTGGCGCTGCGGCCGGAAGCGATTTCGCTGGCGCGCCAGCCCGGGCACGATACCAGCCTTTCGGGCGAGATCGCCGAAGTGCATTTCCTCGGCTCGGTCATCCGGGTGCGCGTCGGCATCGGCGGCAACACGGTGTCGCTCGACACCTTCAACAACTCGACGACACCGCCACCGATCGTTGGCGACAAGGCGGATATTTCGTTCTCGTCGGGCGATATGCTGGTCCTGCACTGA
- a CDS encoding cation:proton antiporter, with protein sequence MALFELTLILLLIAVALTAVSRWLEVPYPSLLALAGVGLAFVPGAPVIEIDPELALALFIAPVLLDAAYDTSLRDLKRYRLSLVLLALGAVVFTTVVVAFVGWKMAGLPIAAAIALGAIVAPPDAVAASAVLNQFKVPHRLTAILQGESLLNDATALLIYRISVAAAIGTLMLKDAVPVILLATVGSVVAGYLFGRFSLLTLTRIEDAASSTVVQFAGTFAVWIIADRLGLSAIITIVVYAITIARTAPRRMSARRRVSTYSVWESAVFVLNVLAFVLMGLQARSIVGRLSGDGQGEAFLFAATVLAVVIVARLVWVAGYVAVIRWFARHDSEEERRDAPTFRGAVLVGWCGMRGLVTLVVAIALPADFPGRDPIVLAAFAVVLGTLVLQGMSLKPLLRRLNFERDTSIDREVAEARVAIMQVALDVLSRKTSAAAAVVREQYEAQRRVAENPEDAQAATEYDRLRLYAIKRQRDRLEELRSNGTIGDEAYHRLEEEIDWSELAASPAGSFQPLTTY encoded by the coding sequence ATGGCGCTGTTCGAACTTACTCTGATCCTGCTTCTCATCGCCGTCGCGCTGACGGCGGTATCGCGATGGCTGGAGGTACCTTACCCGTCGCTGCTGGCGCTTGCCGGGGTCGGGCTTGCCTTCGTGCCGGGCGCGCCGGTGATCGAGATCGATCCGGAACTGGCGCTTGCACTGTTCATCGCGCCGGTGCTTCTCGATGCCGCCTATGACACCTCGCTGCGCGACCTGAAGCGCTATCGCCTGTCGCTGGTGCTTTTGGCGCTCGGCGCCGTCGTCTTCACCACCGTGGTGGTTGCCTTCGTCGGCTGGAAAATGGCTGGGCTGCCGATCGCGGCGGCGATCGCGCTCGGCGCCATCGTCGCGCCACCGGACGCTGTGGCGGCAAGCGCGGTGCTCAATCAGTTCAAGGTGCCGCACCGTCTCACCGCTATCCTGCAGGGCGAGAGCCTGCTCAACGACGCCACGGCGCTGTTGATCTACCGGATTTCGGTCGCGGCAGCCATCGGCACGCTCATGCTGAAAGACGCAGTGCCCGTCATCCTGCTTGCAACGGTCGGCAGCGTTGTCGCCGGCTATCTGTTCGGCCGCTTCTCCCTGCTCACGCTGACGCGTATCGAGGATGCGGCAAGCAGCACCGTGGTGCAGTTCGCCGGAACCTTCGCGGTCTGGATCATTGCCGACAGACTTGGCCTTTCCGCCATCATCACCATCGTCGTTTATGCCATCACCATCGCGCGCACCGCGCCACGCCGCATGTCGGCCCGACGCCGCGTCAGCACCTATTCGGTCTGGGAATCGGCCGTGTTCGTGCTCAATGTGCTGGCTTTCGTGCTGATGGGCTTGCAGGCCCGTTCGATTGTCGGCCGGCTTTCCGGCGACGGGCAAGGCGAAGCCTTTCTCTTCGCCGCAACGGTGCTTGCGGTCGTCATCGTGGCGCGTCTCGTCTGGGTGGCGGGCTATGTCGCGGTCATACGCTGGTTTGCCCGCCATGACAGCGAGGAAGAAAGGCGCGATGCACCGACATTTCGCGGCGCCGTGCTTGTGGGTTGGTGCGGCATGCGCGGGCTGGTGACGCTGGTAGTGGCAATTGCCTTGCCGGCCGACTTCCCCGGTCGCGATCCGATCGTGCTGGCCGCCTTCGCGGTCGTCCTCGGAACGCTCGTGCTGCAGGGCATGAGCCTCAAGCCGCTGCTGCGCCGGCTCAACTTCGAGCGGGATACCTCGATCGACCGCGAGGTGGCCGAGGCACGGGTGGCCATCATGCAGGTTGCGCTCGATGTGCTGAGCCGCAAGACGTCGGCCGCTGCCGCCGTCGTGCGCGAGCAGTACGAGGCGCAGCGGCGGGTTGCCGAAAATCCCGAGGACGCACAAGCCGCGACGGAATACGACCGGTTGCGTCTTTACGCCATCAAGCGGCAGCGCGACAGGTTGGAGGAACTGCGCAGCAATGGCACGATCGGCGACGAGGCCTATCACCGGCTGGAAGAGGAGATCGACTGGTCGGAACTGGCGGCGTCGCCCGCCGGAAGCTTCCAGCCACTGACGACCTATTAG
- a CDS encoding endonuclease/exonuclease/phosphatase family protein: protein MKLISYNIQYGYGSDGRYDLSRCARLVNGADIIALQEVERHWQRSNEDDQPEILSSLLPDYYWAYGPAFDMDASERRDGRVVNRRRQFGTMVLSKLPIVWSRLHTLPLRRTLRPLNTRNAALECMIRTPAGPVRVLSLHLAHIAAEERLEQIDYLNVEHRRAPSDGGPWSGVDDEPQRNWTNGQTEPENPLAAIWLGDFNMEPGSAEYRRIVGSTPYHRGAAYIDGFVDAVAVAGESGPDFHTHEKIIDGRLAKRRLDHCFVGGGLADRVRSVTADIGEVASDHFPLRVDIDLETPFGSTRSMKPT from the coding sequence ATGAAGCTGATCAGCTACAACATCCAGTACGGCTATGGCAGCGACGGGCGCTACGATCTCAGCCGCTGCGCCAGGCTGGTGAACGGCGCCGACATCATCGCGCTGCAGGAGGTCGAGCGGCACTGGCAGCGCAGCAATGAGGACGACCAGCCCGAGATCCTGTCCAGCCTGCTGCCCGACTATTACTGGGCTTACGGCCCGGCCTTCGATATGGACGCCAGCGAGAGACGCGACGGCCGCGTCGTCAACCGCAGGCGGCAGTTCGGCACGATGGTGCTGTCGAAGCTGCCGATCGTCTGGTCGCGGCTGCACACGCTGCCGCTACGGCGCACGCTGAGGCCGCTCAACACCCGCAACGCGGCGCTGGAATGCATGATCCGCACGCCGGCGGGACCGGTGCGGGTGCTTTCCTTGCATCTGGCGCATATCGCGGCGGAGGAGCGGCTGGAGCAGATCGACTATCTCAATGTCGAGCATCGCCGCGCGCCATCCGACGGAGGCCCTTGGAGCGGCGTCGACGACGAGCCGCAGCGCAACTGGACGAACGGCCAGACGGAACCGGAAAATCCGTTGGCGGCGATCTGGCTGGGCGACTTCAACATGGAGCCGGGCAGCGCCGAATACCGGCGTATCGTCGGTAGCACGCCCTACCATCGGGGCGCCGCTTACATCGACGGATTCGTCGATGCCGTAGCGGTCGCCGGCGAGTCCGGGCCGGACTTCCATACGCACGAAAAGATCATCGATGGCAGGCTGGCGAAACGACGGCTCGACCATTGTTTCGTCGGCGGCGGGTTGGCCGATCGCGTGCGTTCGGTAACCGCCGATATCGGCGAGGTGGCTTCCGACCATTTTCCGCTCAGGGTCGATATCGATCTCGAAACGCCTTTCGGCTCGACAAGGTCGATGAAACCGACATGA
- a CDS encoding EamA family transporter → MTLFVFLAVLSAAAMHAIWNALVKVHLDRFLSITLMTLGMGFAALFALPFVEVPKAEVWPYIIASVIFHMGYRTFLVGAYKAGDFAQTYPLARGTAPLLSALGGIVMVGEVPAPFAIVGIVLLSAGTLVMSFRGGAHLEKLNLRAVGFALGTSIFIASYTLSDGSGARLAATAQSYAAWLFVCDAAWALVLCIAVRGPQSLPVLARDWKAGLFTGVLSGAAYWIVMWAMTKAPIASVASLRETSILFAMLISVLALGEKMTAWRATAALGIVAGVAALRLG, encoded by the coding sequence ATGACGCTGTTCGTCTTCCTGGCGGTGCTCTCGGCGGCGGCCATGCACGCGATCTGGAACGCGCTGGTCAAGGTGCATCTCGACCGCTTCCTGTCGATCACGCTGATGACGCTCGGGATGGGATTTGCGGCGCTGTTCGCACTTCCCTTTGTCGAGGTGCCAAAGGCTGAAGTGTGGCCCTACATTATCGCCTCGGTGATCTTCCACATGGGCTATCGCACCTTTCTGGTCGGCGCCTACAAGGCGGGCGATTTCGCCCAGACCTATCCGCTGGCGCGCGGCACCGCGCCGCTGCTCTCGGCGCTCGGCGGCATCGTCATGGTCGGCGAGGTCCCGGCGCCTTTCGCCATCGTCGGCATCGTGCTTCTGTCGGCAGGCACGCTGGTCATGTCGTTCCGGGGCGGGGCGCATCTGGAGAAGCTCAATCTGCGCGCGGTCGGCTTCGCGCTCGGCACATCGATCTTCATCGCCAGCTACACGCTCTCCGACGGCAGCGGCGCGCGGCTCGCGGCAACCGCGCAAAGCTATGCGGCCTGGCTGTTCGTCTGCGATGCGGCGTGGGCGCTCGTGCTGTGCATTGCCGTCCGCGGACCGCAGTCGCTTCCGGTGCTGGCACGCGACTGGAAAGCCGGCCTGTTCACCGGCGTGCTCAGCGGCGCGGCCTACTGGATCGTGATGTGGGCAATGACCAAGGCGCCGATCGCCTCGGTCGCGTCGCTGCGCGAGACCTCGATCCTGTTCGCCATGCTGATCTCGGTGCTGGCGCTGGGTGAAAAGATGACGGCCTGGCGCGCAACCGCGGCGCTCGGCATCGTCGCCGGCGTCGCGGCGCTCAGGCTCGGATAG
- a CDS encoding MFS transporter has product MNLTTEQKKTVLASFLGWTLDAFDFFLLTFLLTDIATEFQTDVPAVSKALFLTLATRFIGAFFFGMLADRYGRKPILMLNIVSYSVIGALAAFSPNLGIFLALRALFGIAMGGEWGLGSSLAMESIPPSARGMVSGILQCGYPAGYLLAAVVYGLLYGQKIGDFTFGWRAMFLLSFIPALIVLFIRSHVPESPAFVEARQRVKPGLLETLRKHWGIALYAVVLMMFFNFFSHGTQDLYPTFLKKQHSFDPHTVSWITIVANIGAIVGGLAFGALSEKIGRVNAITLACLIALPALPLWAYSTTPFMLAVGALVMQVAVQGAWGVIPVHLNELSPGAVRATLPGFIYQAGNLAASYGGPYQAGIAEAPGSSYGYALALFAGVVAVCIIIVIRFSPEKRGQVMTVLDHEVGAIPEKV; this is encoded by the coding sequence TTGAACCTCACCACCGAGCAGAAGAAAACCGTACTCGCGTCGTTCCTCGGCTGGACGCTCGACGCTTTTGATTTCTTCCTTCTGACTTTCCTGCTCACCGATATTGCAACGGAATTCCAGACCGACGTGCCGGCGGTCTCCAAAGCGCTGTTCCTGACCTTGGCCACGCGCTTCATCGGCGCGTTCTTCTTCGGCATGCTTGCCGACAGATACGGCCGCAAGCCCATTCTGATGCTGAACATCGTCAGCTATTCGGTGATCGGCGCTTTAGCCGCCTTCTCGCCCAATCTCGGCATATTCCTGGCGCTGCGCGCCCTGTTCGGCATCGCCATGGGCGGCGAATGGGGCCTCGGCAGCTCGCTTGCCATGGAGTCCATTCCGCCAAGCGCGCGCGGCATGGTCTCGGGCATCCTGCAATGCGGTTATCCGGCCGGCTACCTGCTGGCCGCGGTGGTCTACGGGCTGCTCTACGGGCAGAAGATCGGCGACTTCACCTTCGGCTGGCGCGCCATGTTCCTCCTGAGCTTCATACCGGCGCTGATCGTGCTTTTCATCCGCTCGCATGTGCCGGAATCGCCAGCCTTCGTCGAAGCCCGCCAGCGCGTGAAGCCAGGATTGCTCGAAACGCTGCGGAAGCACTGGGGCATCGCGCTCTATGCCGTGGTGCTGATGATGTTCTTCAACTTCTTCAGCCACGGCACGCAGGATCTCTATCCGACCTTCCTCAAGAAGCAGCATAGCTTCGATCCGCATACGGTGAGTTGGATCACCATCGTCGCCAACATCGGCGCCATCGTCGGCGGACTGGCCTTCGGCGCGCTCTCCGAGAAGATCGGCCGCGTCAATGCCATTACGCTCGCTTGCCTGATCGCGTTGCCGGCACTGCCTCTATGGGCCTATTCGACGACACCCTTCATGCTGGCCGTCGGCGCCCTCGTCATGCAGGTGGCGGTTCAGGGCGCCTGGGGAGTCATCCCGGTGCATCTCAACGAGCTCTCGCCAGGCGCCGTGCGCGCGACCTTGCCCGGCTTCATCTACCAGGCCGGCAATCTGGCGGCATCCTATGGCGGCCCGTACCAGGCGGGCATCGCCGAGGCGCCCGGCAGCAGCTATGGCTACGCGCTGGCGCTCTTCGCCGGTGTGGTCGCGGTCTGCATCATCATCGTCATCCGCTTCAGCCCTGAGAAGCGCGGCCAGGTGATGACCGTGTTGGACCATGAGGTTGGAGCAATTCCGGAAAAAGTGTGA
- a CDS encoding Dabb family protein, protein MIRHCVFVRFRDDVPETERAAIHADLEALRAVVDGMGKVEFSANVSPEPFARGFSHGFTIDFKNAAARDAYLVHEAHQRAGARLVAALEGGTEGLMVIDLEVTQM, encoded by the coding sequence ATGATCCGTCACTGCGTCTTTGTCCGCTTTCGCGACGACGTTCCTGAAACCGAGCGGGCGGCGATCCACGCCGATCTCGAAGCGCTGCGCGCCGTCGTCGACGGCATGGGCAAGGTGGAATTCAGCGCCAATGTCAGCCCGGAGCCGTTCGCGCGCGGCTTCAGCCACGGCTTCACCATCGACTTTAAAAATGCCGCCGCGCGCGACGCCTATCTGGTGCACGAAGCGCATCAGCGCGCCGGCGCCCGTCTGGTTGCCGCCCTCGAAGGCGGCACCGAGGGGCTGATGGTCATCGATCTCGAGGTGACGCAAATGTGA
- a CDS encoding GMC family oxidoreductase — MADYIIVGAGPAGCVLANRLSEDPSNSVLLLEAGGKDWHPYIHMPAGFAKMTKGIASWGWSTVPQKHMKDRVFWYTQAKVVGGGSSINAQIYTRGNARDYDAWEKEDGLAGWGYRDVLPYFKRAENNQRFANDFHGDQGPLGVSNPISPLPICEAYFRAGQEMGIPFNPDFNGASQEGVGYYQLTQKNARRSSASVAYLKPIGARKNLTVRTDVLVTRVVVEKGRAIGVEVVDRPGGEKTILRAEREVIVSSGAIGSPKLLMQSGIGPADHLKSVGVTPVHDLPGVGSNMQDHLDLFVIAECTGDHTYDNYAKLHRTLWAGLQYLLLKKGPVASSLFETGGFWYADPTAASPDIQFHLGLGSGIEAGVEKLKNPGVTLNSAFLRPRSRGTVRLKSADPADHPLIDPNYWSDPYDRDMSIKGLRLAREIMRQKALAPYVLREVLPGPNLESDADLTDYAYRTSKTDHHPVGTCRMGHDAMAVVTPDLRLRGIEGLRICDASVMPRVPSSNTNAPTIMVGEKGADLILGREPLPPAVFKGNQAA; from the coding sequence ATGGCTGATTACATCATTGTTGGCGCCGGTCCGGCCGGCTGCGTTCTCGCCAACCGGCTGAGCGAGGATCCGTCGAATTCCGTCCTGCTGCTCGAGGCCGGCGGCAAGGATTGGCATCCCTATATCCACATGCCGGCGGGCTTCGCCAAGATGACCAAGGGCATCGCCTCCTGGGGCTGGTCGACCGTACCGCAGAAGCACATGAAGGACCGCGTCTTCTGGTACACGCAAGCCAAGGTCGTCGGCGGCGGCTCGTCGATCAACGCGCAGATCTACACGCGCGGCAATGCCCGCGACTACGACGCCTGGGAGAAGGAGGACGGCCTCGCCGGCTGGGGCTATCGCGACGTGCTGCCCTATTTCAAGCGCGCCGAAAACAACCAACGTTTTGCCAACGATTTTCACGGCGACCAAGGACCGCTCGGCGTCTCCAACCCGATCTCGCCGCTGCCGATCTGCGAGGCCTATTTCCGCGCGGGCCAGGAAATGGGCATACCCTTCAACCCGGATTTCAACGGCGCCAGCCAGGAGGGCGTCGGCTACTATCAGCTGACCCAAAAGAATGCGCGGCGCTCATCCGCCTCCGTCGCCTATCTGAAGCCGATCGGCGCCCGCAAGAACCTGACGGTCAGGACCGATGTGCTGGTCACCCGCGTCGTCGTCGAGAAGGGCCGCGCCATCGGTGTCGAGGTGGTCGACAGACCTGGCGGCGAAAAGACGATCCTGCGCGCCGAACGCGAGGTGATCGTTTCCTCCGGCGCCATCGGTTCGCCCAAGCTCCTCATGCAGTCGGGCATCGGCCCGGCCGACCATTTGAAATCGGTCGGCGTCACGCCCGTTCACGACCTGCCCGGCGTCGGCTCCAACATGCAGGACCATCTCGACCTGTTCGTGATCGCCGAATGCACCGGCGACCACACCTACGACAATTACGCCAAGCTGCACCGCACCCTATGGGCCGGTCTGCAGTACCTGCTGCTCAAGAAGGGGCCGGTCGCCTCGAGCCTGTTCGAGACCGGCGGCTTCTGGTACGCCGACCCGACGGCCGCCTCCCCCGACATCCAGTTCCATTTGGGCCTCGGCTCCGGCATCGAGGCCGGCGTGGAAAAACTGAAGAACCCTGGCGTGACGCTGAACTCGGCCTTCCTGCGTCCGCGCTCGCGCGGCACGGTGCGGCTGAAGAGCGCCGACCCGGCCGATCATCCGCTCATCGATCCGAACTACTGGTCCGATCCCTATGATCGCGACATGTCGATCAAGGGCCTTAGATTGGCGCGCGAGATCATGCGGCAGAAGGCGCTTGCCCCCTACGTACTTCGCGAGGTGCTGCCCGGGCCAAACCTAGAGAGCGATGCCGACCTCACCGACTATGCCTATCGCACCTCCAAGACCGATCATCACCCCGTCGGCACCTGCCGCATGGGCCATGATGCGATGGCCGTGGTGACGCCGGACTTGAGGCTGCGCGGCATCGAAGGTCTCCGGATCTGCGATGCATCGGTGATGCCGCGCGTCCCGTCCTCCAACACCAATGCGCCGACGATCATGGTCGGTGAAAAAGGTGCCGACCTCATTCTCGGCCGCGAGCCGCTGCCGCCGGCCGTGTTCAAGGGCAACCAGGCGGCGTGA